The Thermosynechococcus sp. genome has a segment encoding these proteins:
- the thrC gene encoding threonine synthase: MTATLTSTTETAYFTHLKCKECGAEYEPQAIHVCEYCFGPLEVKYDLERLAAVVTRSTIEAGPKSIWRYRPFLPVTSANPIDVGTGMTPLIKAQRLGRRLGLKHLYIKNDAVNMPTLSFKDRVVSVALTRARELGFTTVSCASTGNLANSTAAIAAHAGLDCCVFIPADLEAGKVLGTLIYGPTVMAVEGNYDQVNRLCSEVANTHGWGFVNINLRPYYSEGSKTLGYEVIEQLGWQLPDHVVAPLASGSLFTKIYKGFREFVEVGLVADKPVRCSGAQAVGCSPIAQAYAEGRDFVAPVKPNTIAKSIAIGNPADGVYALDIARKTNGAIAAATDAEIVAGIKLLAETEGIFTETAGGTTIAVLKKLVESGKIDPEEVTVVYITGNGLKTQEAVQNDIGQPLTIEPKLASFERALERSRTLERLDWQPVLV; this comes from the coding sequence ATGACCGCAACCTTGACCTCCACCACCGAAACCGCCTATTTTACCCACCTCAAATGCAAAGAGTGTGGCGCAGAGTACGAACCCCAAGCCATTCATGTCTGTGAGTACTGTTTTGGCCCCCTAGAGGTGAAGTACGATCTGGAACGCTTGGCGGCAGTTGTAACGCGCAGCACCATTGAGGCGGGTCCGAAGTCCATTTGGCGCTACCGTCCCTTTTTGCCGGTGACCTCGGCAAACCCCATTGATGTGGGCACAGGGATGACTCCCCTCATCAAAGCCCAGCGGCTGGGGCGGCGGCTCGGGCTCAAGCATCTGTACATCAAAAACGATGCGGTGAATATGCCCACCCTCAGCTTCAAGGATCGGGTGGTGTCGGTGGCGTTGACACGGGCGCGGGAATTGGGCTTTACGACGGTGTCCTGTGCCAGTACCGGCAATTTGGCGAATTCAACGGCGGCGATCGCGGCCCATGCGGGGCTAGACTGCTGCGTGTTTATTCCAGCGGATCTGGAAGCGGGTAAGGTCTTGGGGACGCTCATCTATGGACCAACGGTGATGGCGGTTGAGGGCAACTACGATCAAGTCAACCGTCTCTGCTCGGAGGTGGCAAATACCCATGGCTGGGGGTTTGTCAATATCAATTTGCGCCCCTACTACTCGGAAGGGTCAAAGACGCTAGGTTATGAGGTAATTGAACAGTTGGGCTGGCAACTTCCTGACCACGTTGTGGCCCCCTTGGCTTCCGGCTCTCTGTTCACGAAAATTTACAAAGGCTTCCGTGAATTTGTGGAAGTGGGTCTAGTGGCTGACAAACCTGTCCGCTGTAGTGGTGCCCAAGCGGTCGGCTGCTCCCCCATTGCCCAAGCCTATGCCGAGGGGCGGGACTTTGTGGCACCCGTGAAGCCCAACACCATTGCTAAATCGATTGCCATTGGTAACCCCGCCGATGGCGTCTATGCCCTAGACATTGCCCGCAAAACCAATGGGGCGATCGCGGCGGCCACCGATGCAGAAATTGTGGCAGGCATTAAGCTGCTTGCGGAGACGGAAGGGATTTTCACCGAAACCGCTGGCGGTACCACAATTGCTGTTCTCAAAAAGTTGGTGGAATCGGGCAAAATTGACCCCGAAGAGGTGACCGTTGTCTATATCACGGGCAATGGCCTGAAAACCCAAGAGGCGGTACAAAACGATATTGGTCAACCCTTGACAATTGAACCCAAGTTGGCCAGCTTTGAGCGCGCCTTGGAGCGATCGCGCACCCTCGAACGGTTGGATTGGCAACCGGTATTGGTCTAG
- a CDS encoding carboxylesterase: MVVAWGFEGMVSLVNLPFFYGHGAGDRACLLLHGLGGGAYELQLLGEVLYETGWTVQGILYPGHDRPRAQMPPSTWPQWYEAAVSAFEALRESYSTVAVVGFSTGGTLALHLARHYSIDALVLLAPFLRIYRPWFLPITPERLVQSLGQWIPWVPRRSLPLRDRTVRQAAEAACFFKSFNLQAVRSALDLIAQVEQELPMITTPTLILQSRADTIVAPQGAQRIYEDLGSPDKELHWLKDSDHLLPLDVEREQVFAKVVAFLGR, encoded by the coding sequence ATGGTGGTTGCGTGGGGGTTCGAGGGCATGGTGAGTCTGGTAAATCTTCCCTTTTTCTATGGCCATGGGGCGGGCGATCGCGCCTGTTTGCTCCTCCATGGCTTGGGGGGCGGGGCTTATGAACTGCAACTGTTGGGAGAAGTTCTCTATGAAACGGGCTGGACGGTTCAGGGTATTCTCTATCCGGGGCACGATCGCCCCAGAGCCCAAATGCCGCCTTCGACTTGGCCGCAGTGGTATGAAGCAGCAGTGAGCGCTTTTGAGGCCTTGCGAGAGAGCTACTCAACGGTTGCGGTGGTCGGCTTTTCCACAGGGGGGACCCTAGCTCTCCATCTTGCCCGTCACTACTCCATTGATGCCCTAGTGCTCCTTGCGCCCTTTTTGCGTATCTATCGGCCTTGGTTTTTGCCGATCACGCCAGAGCGGCTTGTGCAGTCTCTTGGGCAGTGGATTCCCTGGGTGCCTCGGCGGAGCCTACCGCTTCGCGATCGCACTGTGCGCCAAGCCGCAGAAGCCGCCTGTTTTTTTAAGAGTTTCAACTTACAAGCCGTCCGCAGTGCCCTCGACCTCATTGCCCAAGTGGAGCAGGAGCTGCCAATGATCACAACGCCGACACTGATTCTCCAAAGTCGCGCCGACACCATCGTGGCTCCCCAAGGGGCACAGAGGATCTATGAAGACTTAGGCAGTCCCGACAAGGAATTGCATTGGCTCAAGGATTCGGATCATTTGCTCCCCCTGGATGTGGAGCGAGAGCAGGTATTCGCCAAGGTGGTCGCCTTTTTGGGAAGATAG
- a CDS encoding sulfurtransferase TusA family protein, which produces METLDLRGTPCPLNFVRTKLRLQQLPPQQPLEVWLDAGEPIEQVPDSLRMAGYEVLRIEPRQDYFALQVQRPA; this is translated from the coding sequence ATGGAAACATTGGATCTACGGGGAACGCCCTGTCCTTTGAACTTTGTGCGCACGAAACTGCGCCTGCAACAGTTGCCCCCCCAGCAGCCCCTTGAGGTGTGGTTGGATGCAGGAGAACCCATTGAGCAGGTGCCCGATAGTTTGCGGATGGCAGGCTATGAGGTTCTCAGAATTGAGCCACGGCAGGACTATTTTGCCCTTCAGGTGCAGCGTCCCGCATGA
- the pflB gene encoding formate C-acetyltransferase has translation MNCTRHTTRYTELPEAAWQGFTGGDWVEHIDVRDFIQRNYTPYTGDASFLVGASDRTQQLWAKVRALMALEREKGVLDADTSVPSSITAHPPGYIDRELEQIVGLQTDKPLKRAIMPFGGIRVVETALKAYGYELDPRTKEIFTKYRKTHNDGVFDAYTPEMRRCRKSGIITGLPDAYGRGRIIGDYRRVPLYGVDRLIADKQAQQASLDVDVMDEETIRLREELSEQIKALHELKEMAASYGFDISRPAANGKEAIQWLYFGYLAAVKEQNGAAMSLGRVSTFLDIYFERDLRHGTATEADLQEWIDHFVMKLRMVRFLRTPEYNELFSGDPTWVTESIGGMGLDGRPLVTKTSFRILNTLYTLGPAPEPNLTVLWSENLPEAFKRFCAQVSIDTSSIQYENDDLMRPYWGDDYAIACCVSAMRVGKQMQFFGARVNLAKALLYAINGGRDEVSGQQVAPMFAPITGDTLKWEEVLPRFEQMMAWLAKVYVNTLNVIHYMHDKYCYERLEMALHDRDVFRTMACGVAGLSVVADALSAIKYAEVKVIRNAEGLAVDYEIKGDFPKYGNNDDRVDSLAVWVVETFMNEVRKHKTYRNAVPTQSILTITSNVVYGKKTGSTPDGRKAGEPFAPGANPMHGRDTKGAIASLASVAKLPYVHAQDGISNTFSIVPSALGKTREDQISNLVNMLDGYIHDQGFHINVNVLNREMLLDAMDHPERYPQLTIRVSGYAVNFIKLTREQQLDVINRTFHEHF, from the coding sequence ATGAACTGTACACGCCACACTACCCGCTACACAGAATTGCCCGAAGCGGCATGGCAAGGATTTACAGGGGGTGACTGGGTTGAGCACATTGATGTGCGCGACTTTATTCAGCGCAACTATACCCCCTACACTGGAGATGCTTCCTTCCTCGTAGGCGCCAGCGATCGCACCCAGCAACTCTGGGCAAAAGTGCGTGCGCTGATGGCTCTCGAGCGCGAAAAAGGCGTCCTTGATGCCGATACCAGCGTACCTTCCTCAATCACAGCCCACCCACCGGGTTACATCGATCGGGAGCTGGAGCAAATCGTTGGCCTGCAAACCGATAAGCCCTTGAAACGGGCGATTATGCCCTTTGGCGGCATTCGCGTGGTTGAAACCGCCCTCAAGGCCTACGGCTATGAACTAGATCCGCGCACGAAGGAAATCTTTACCAAATATCGCAAAACCCACAACGATGGGGTCTTTGATGCCTACACACCCGAAATGCGCCGCTGCCGCAAATCGGGGATCATTACCGGACTGCCAGATGCCTACGGTCGGGGTCGGATTATTGGTGACTATCGCCGCGTGCCGCTCTACGGGGTGGATCGCTTGATTGCCGACAAACAGGCGCAGCAGGCCTCCCTTGACGTCGATGTCATGGATGAAGAAACCATCCGCCTGCGCGAAGAGCTCTCAGAGCAAATCAAAGCCCTCCATGAACTCAAGGAAATGGCCGCCAGCTATGGCTTTGATATTTCACGGCCAGCGGCCAATGGCAAAGAGGCTATTCAGTGGCTCTACTTTGGCTACCTGGCGGCGGTCAAAGAACAAAACGGCGCTGCCATGTCCCTTGGGCGGGTCTCAACCTTTCTGGACATTTACTTTGAACGGGATTTGCGTCACGGCACAGCCACAGAAGCCGACCTTCAAGAGTGGATTGACCACTTTGTCATGAAACTGCGGATGGTGCGCTTCCTGCGGACGCCGGAATACAATGAACTCTTCTCTGGGGATCCCACGTGGGTCACGGAGTCCATTGGCGGTATGGGTCTCGATGGTCGCCCGTTGGTGACGAAAACCAGCTTCCGTATTCTGAATACACTCTATACCCTGGGGCCTGCCCCCGAACCCAACCTGACGGTGCTGTGGTCGGAAAACTTGCCGGAGGCCTTCAAGCGTTTCTGTGCCCAAGTGTCCATTGACACCAGTTCGATTCAATACGAAAACGACGACCTGATGCGTCCCTACTGGGGGGATGACTACGCGATCGCCTGCTGCGTTTCAGCGATGCGAGTCGGCAAACAAATGCAATTCTTTGGGGCACGGGTGAACTTGGCCAAGGCCCTCCTCTACGCAATCAACGGGGGGCGGGATGAAGTCTCTGGTCAGCAGGTGGCACCGATGTTTGCCCCAATTACCGGCGACACCCTGAAGTGGGAAGAGGTGCTGCCGCGCTTTGAGCAGATGATGGCTTGGTTGGCGAAGGTGTATGTAAATACCCTCAACGTCATCCACTACATGCACGATAAGTACTGCTATGAGCGGCTGGAGATGGCGCTCCACGATCGCGATGTCTTCCGCACAATGGCCTGTGGTGTGGCTGGTCTATCGGTGGTGGCGGATGCCCTCTCGGCCATTAAGTATGCCGAGGTGAAAGTAATCCGCAATGCCGAAGGGTTGGCCGTAGATTACGAGATCAAGGGCGACTTTCCGAAGTACGGCAACAATGACGATCGCGTGGATAGTCTTGCCGTGTGGGTCGTGGAAACCTTCATGAACGAAGTCCGCAAACACAAAACCTACCGCAATGCCGTGCCTACGCAGTCAATCCTGACAATTACCTCCAACGTCGTCTATGGCAAGAAAACCGGCAGTACTCCCGATGGCCGCAAGGCGGGTGAACCGTTTGCACCAGGGGCCAACCCCATGCACGGTCGCGATACCAAAGGGGCGATCGCCTCACTGGCGTCCGTGGCCAAGTTGCCCTATGTCCATGCCCAAGATGGCATCTCCAACACGTTCTCTATCGTGCCTAGTGCCCTTGGCAAGACCCGGGAAGATCAAATCAGCAACCTGGTGAATATGTTGGATGGGTACATCCATGATCAGGGCTTCCACATCAACGTCAACGTGCTCAACCGCGAAATGTTGTTGGATGCTATGGATCACCCTGAACGGTACCCACAACTCACCATTCGGGTGTCTGGATATGCGGTGAACTTCATTAAGCTCACCCGCGAACAACAGTTGGATGTCATTAACCGCACGTTCCACGAACACTTTTAG
- a CDS encoding MoaD/ThiS family protein: MAVTVLIPTPLQKLTRDQATVECQAQSIAELLEKLEQDCPGIKGRLCDENGQLRRFVNFYVNNEDIRFLNGIETPLKDGDEVSIIPAIAGG, encoded by the coding sequence ATGGCTGTTACTGTTTTGATTCCGACTCCCTTGCAAAAACTCACCCGCGATCAGGCAACGGTGGAGTGTCAAGCCCAATCGATCGCTGAACTCCTAGAGAAGCTAGAGCAGGACTGCCCCGGCATTAAAGGGCGCCTCTGTGATGAAAACGGTCAGCTGCGGCGGTTTGTGAATTTCTACGTCAATAATGAGGATATTCGCTTCCTCAATGGCATTGAAACGCCCCTTAAGGATGGCGACGAGGTCAGCATCATTCCCGCGATCGCTGGCGGCTAA
- a CDS encoding hemolysin family protein, with product MSAAASEILFVLLLTIANGIFAGAEIAVVSARKARLEQLAKRGKRKARAALKLANSPNDFLSAVQIGITLIGILSGAVGGATLAQRLQAALSPVPWLGQYSQPLSIALVVTGITYLSLVMGELVPKRIAMTYPEAIACNIAKPMTWLTKLAAPIVHLLSVSTDAILQVLGIATTADQTVTEDEIKVLIEQGARAGLFEVAEQDMVARIFNLGDRPIQSIMTPRTDIVWLDIESSLEEIEAEILASSHSRFPVAEETIDHCLGIISAKDFLAARLTQPTIDLRQLVQPALFVPEGLPALDVLELFRQSSQHIALITDEYGGIEGLVTLNDLTEAIIGTLRHDEEEEPQIIQREDGSLLLDGLLSTYELKELLRRESLPEEDTANYHTLGGLIITLFGRIPQSGDYIETDGLRFEVVDMDGNRVDKVLVTELVSDDALADEGKHKEKD from the coding sequence ATGTCTGCCGCTGCCTCAGAAATTTTATTTGTCCTGCTGCTCACCATCGCCAATGGTATTTTTGCTGGTGCTGAAATCGCAGTGGTCTCTGCGCGCAAAGCCCGCCTCGAGCAACTGGCAAAACGCGGTAAACGCAAGGCGAGGGCAGCTTTGAAACTCGCCAACTCCCCCAATGATTTTCTCTCGGCTGTACAAATTGGCATTACTCTGATTGGTATTCTCAGTGGTGCTGTGGGGGGCGCCACCCTTGCCCAGCGGTTACAGGCTGCCCTGAGTCCCGTGCCATGGCTGGGTCAATACAGCCAGCCTTTAAGTATTGCCCTTGTGGTGACGGGGATTACATATCTTTCCTTGGTGATGGGTGAGCTGGTGCCCAAGCGAATTGCCATGACCTATCCGGAGGCAATTGCCTGCAATATTGCCAAGCCAATGACTTGGTTGACGAAATTAGCAGCCCCGATTGTGCATTTACTTAGTGTCTCCACAGATGCCATCTTGCAAGTATTGGGCATTGCCACCACTGCCGACCAAACGGTTACGGAGGATGAAATCAAGGTCCTGATTGAGCAGGGGGCCCGGGCGGGTCTCTTTGAGGTGGCAGAGCAGGACATGGTGGCGCGGATTTTTAACTTGGGCGATCGCCCGATTCAGTCCATCATGACCCCCCGCACCGATATTGTTTGGCTGGATATTGAATCTTCCCTTGAAGAAATAGAGGCGGAAATCCTAGCCAGTTCCCATTCACGGTTTCCTGTAGCTGAGGAAACCATTGATCACTGCTTGGGGATTATCTCAGCCAAGGATTTTTTAGCGGCTCGCTTAACCCAACCAACCATTGACCTGCGGCAACTGGTGCAGCCGGCGCTGTTTGTTCCCGAAGGCCTACCGGCGCTTGATGTCCTTGAGCTCTTTCGCCAGTCGAGCCAACACATTGCCCTAATTACCGATGAATACGGTGGCATTGAAGGACTAGTCACCCTCAATGATCTCACGGAAGCAATCATTGGCACACTGCGCCACGATGAGGAGGAGGAACCACAAATTATTCAGCGGGAGGATGGCTCTTTGCTGTTGGATGGTCTCCTTTCTACCTATGAACTGAAGGAATTGCTGCGGCGGGAAAGCTTGCCGGAGGAGGACACTGCCAACTACCACACCCTTGGCGGGTTGATCATTACGCTATTTGGTCGCATTCCCCAGTCGGGAGATTATATTGAAACCGACGGCCTGCGCTTTGAAGTGGTGGATATGGATGGCAACCGCGTTGACAAGGTGCTGGTGACTGAACTGGTGAGCGATGATGCCCTTGCCGATGAGGGCAAGCACAAGGAGAAGGATTAA
- the rsgA gene encoding small ribosomal subunit biogenesis GTPase RsgA, which yields MSELVGLVRAVQANYYRVRLREPTNGVEELLCVRRARLKKMGQQICVGDWVVVSHPDWPGQRGAIAEILPRRNQLPRPAIANVDQILLLFALAEPPADVHQITRFLLTAEGLNVEIQVVFTKADLVSPQVQQQWRDRLQQWGYRCHVLSLIQGAAWQALRPHLANQITVVCGPSGVGKSSLIRHLTPREDIRVGVVSDHWHRGRHTTRHVELFPLPAGGWIADTPGFNQPELPPEPQQLAAAFPEIRQRLSKNQCLFDNCRHDQEPGCCVRGNWERYPLYIEYLHQLETIASSEPSLGKVPPVKAKSDRQGQQRLEPLLDPKKYRRRSRRQQHQHLNPMAEEVLDSEW from the coding sequence ATGAGTGAGCTGGTGGGCTTGGTGCGAGCTGTCCAGGCCAATTACTATCGTGTCCGCCTACGGGAACCCACCAATGGGGTTGAGGAACTCCTCTGCGTGCGCCGTGCTCGCCTCAAGAAGATGGGGCAACAGATCTGCGTGGGAGATTGGGTGGTGGTGAGCCATCCCGATTGGCCAGGACAACGGGGGGCGATCGCTGAGATTTTGCCCCGCCGCAATCAATTGCCCCGCCCGGCAATTGCCAATGTAGATCAGATTTTGCTGCTTTTTGCCTTAGCCGAACCCCCTGCCGATGTCCATCAAATTACCCGCTTCCTTTTGACCGCTGAAGGGTTAAATGTTGAAATTCAGGTGGTTTTTACCAAAGCGGATTTGGTTTCTCCCCAAGTGCAACAGCAGTGGCGCGATCGCCTGCAACAATGGGGCTATCGTTGCCATGTCCTCAGCCTTATCCAAGGAGCAGCTTGGCAGGCTCTGCGTCCCCATCTGGCCAATCAAATCACGGTCGTCTGTGGCCCCTCGGGGGTCGGCAAAAGTAGCTTGATCCGCCATCTTACACCTCGGGAGGATATTCGCGTCGGCGTGGTCTCCGATCACTGGCATCGAGGACGGCACACTACACGTCATGTGGAACTCTTTCCCCTACCGGCGGGGGGCTGGATTGCCGATACACCGGGCTTTAACCAACCGGAATTGCCCCCAGAGCCGCAGCAATTGGCGGCGGCTTTTCCGGAGATTCGCCAACGGCTAAGCAAGAATCAGTGCCTCTTTGATAACTGTCGCCACGATCAGGAACCGGGCTGCTGTGTCCGTGGCAACTGGGAGCGCTACCCCCTCTACATTGAGTATTTACACCAGCTAGAAACAATCGCTAGTTCAGAGCCATCCTTGGGGAAGGTGCCCCCAGTGAAGGCCAAGAGTGACCGCCAAGGTCAGCAGCGCCTTGAACCCCTCTTGGATCCGAAAAAATATCGTCGGCGATCGCGACGGCAGCAACATCAGCACCTCAATCCCATGGCTGAAGAAGTCCTCGATAGCGAATGGTGA
- a CDS encoding DUF3488 and DUF4129 domain-containing transglutaminase family protein yields MFRSWLQPLAHSPMLAPAKDIEDSLLLRLGVLGMVIVGLVTTDVASETTHSFWAVPLSIAGFGWSWWARRQSNVVAKLVIAIGMLVALAVFLGRLAALNQDSRVLLTELLIQLQVLHSFDLPRRKDLGYSMVIALILISVAATLSQTMIFGVFLLIFLAIALPVLVLDYRSRLGLLSTTLKSLRLPWRQWVGLFALILGLGMMVFVLLPRFPGYQIRTLPVSAEIEVQGEFDQTRVINPGYVSGRGGRGLGEELTDQTFDSNFYYGFGAEIDQTIGGIMTPQELLRVRSQAPGFWRVLAFDQYTGRGWRISRNDEAEVLQRSPWSFRYLLPQQLSQMPTQEVIQTYTIVSEFSNLIPHLYEPRELYFPTREIARDLDGGLRAPVPLPAGLTYSVISQVPVRDRSLLRSAPRLHSPLGYEAYLAVPADLKPRLQALAKDLLAKADRSIPEPYEQALYLTQALKQSYALRTDIPELGKDQDLVEAFLFEWRGGYPDHFSSALTLLLRSIGIPSRLVTGLGTGEFNPFTGLYVVRNTDAYALTEAYFPNLGWFLFDPIPGHDLYPATLEVDQTFSVLQQFWQWVTGWLPTPVTGLFGTLFATLETALQKFFDLFSQGLGGIVQGILILFGGAITVWGLGYALQGWRYRQRLQKLPPIARLYVQMLDGLAQQGLPKRANQTPWEYARSLQTCSRLDAVSQRAIATLTQAYVAWRYGGDCPPLPPLKRALNQLRQQRWRSLQRTVADLRRR; encoded by the coding sequence ATGTTTCGGTCTTGGCTGCAACCCCTTGCCCACTCACCGATGCTGGCCCCGGCCAAAGATATTGAGGATTCCCTGCTGCTGCGCCTAGGGGTATTGGGCATGGTCATTGTTGGCCTGGTGACCACGGATGTTGCTTCAGAAACAACGCATAGTTTTTGGGCAGTTCCCCTCTCCATTGCCGGTTTTGGTTGGAGTTGGTGGGCACGGCGGCAAAGCAATGTTGTCGCTAAGCTAGTGATTGCCATCGGTATGTTGGTGGCATTGGCGGTGTTTTTAGGGCGGCTGGCCGCACTGAACCAAGATTCACGGGTGTTGCTGACGGAACTGTTAATCCAACTGCAAGTGCTCCACAGTTTTGACTTGCCCCGCCGCAAGGATTTGGGCTACTCGATGGTGATTGCCCTGATTTTGATCAGTGTAGCGGCCACCCTCAGTCAAACCATGATCTTTGGCGTGTTTCTTTTAATCTTTCTGGCGATCGCCCTACCGGTTTTAGTCCTCGACTACCGCTCACGCCTGGGCTTGCTATCCACTACACTAAAGTCCCTGCGCTTGCCTTGGCGGCAATGGGTTGGTCTCTTTGCCCTGATTCTTGGCTTGGGAATGATGGTCTTTGTGCTGCTGCCGCGTTTCCCTGGCTATCAGATTCGCACCTTGCCCGTCAGTGCTGAAATTGAAGTTCAAGGGGAGTTTGACCAAACCCGTGTGATCAATCCGGGCTACGTCAGTGGTCGTGGTGGTCGCGGTTTGGGGGAGGAACTGACCGATCAAACTTTTGACTCGAACTTTTACTATGGCTTTGGTGCCGAGATTGACCAGACCATTGGGGGCATAATGACCCCTCAGGAGCTCCTGCGAGTGCGATCGCAAGCCCCCGGCTTCTGGCGAGTCCTTGCCTTTGACCAATATACGGGGCGGGGTTGGCGCATTAGTCGCAACGATGAGGCGGAAGTGCTGCAGCGTTCCCCTTGGAGTTTTCGCTATCTGCTGCCGCAGCAACTCTCCCAGATGCCAACGCAGGAAGTGATTCAGACCTACACGATTGTTTCTGAGTTTAGTAACCTCATTCCCCACCTCTATGAGCCGCGCGAACTCTATTTTCCCACCCGTGAAATTGCCCGCGATCTCGATGGTGGGCTGCGGGCGCCGGTGCCCTTGCCAGCGGGGCTGACCTATTCCGTGATTTCTCAAGTGCCGGTGCGCGATCGCTCCCTGTTGCGCAGCGCTCCTAGACTGCATTCTCCCCTCGGGTATGAGGCCTACTTGGCAGTACCGGCGGATCTCAAACCGCGACTCCAAGCCCTCGCTAAGGATCTGCTGGCAAAGGCCGATCGCTCGATTCCTGAACCCTACGAGCAAGCCCTTTACCTCACCCAGGCCCTGAAGCAATCCTATGCCCTGAGAACTGATATTCCTGAACTAGGTAAAGATCAAGATTTGGTGGAGGCCTTTCTTTTTGAGTGGCGCGGGGGCTATCCCGATCACTTTTCCAGTGCGTTGACACTGCTGTTGCGCAGTATTGGTATTCCCAGCCGCTTGGTAACAGGGTTAGGAACAGGGGAATTTAACCCCTTCACGGGTCTGTACGTGGTTCGTAATACCGATGCCTATGCCTTGACGGAGGCCTACTTCCCCAATTTGGGATGGTTTCTCTTTGATCCGATTCCGGGGCACGATCTCTATCCAGCTACTCTAGAAGTGGATCAGACCTTTAGCGTTCTCCAGCAGTTTTGGCAGTGGGTCACCGGCTGGTTGCCGACCCCAGTGACAGGACTCTTTGGTACCCTTTTTGCCACCCTCGAAACCGCTTTGCAAAAATTCTTTGATCTTTTTAGCCAAGGGCTGGGGGGTATTGTCCAAGGGATTTTGATTCTCTTCGGGGGCGCCATCACTGTCTGGGGCTTGGGGTACGCTCTCCAGGGGTGGCGATACCGTCAACGTCTGCAAAAACTGCCGCCGATCGCCCGCCTCTATGTGCAAATGCTCGATGGTCTGGCACAGCAGGGATTACCGAAGCGCGCCAATCAAACCCCTTGGGAATACGCGCGATCGCTGCAAACCTGTAGCCGCCTTGATGCCGTCAGTCAGCGGGCCATTGCAACCCTGACCCAGGCCTATGTGGCTTGGCGCTATGGCGGTGATTGCCCCCCTTTGCCCCCCCTGAAACGGGCCCTTAACCAACTGCGACAACAACGCTGGCGATCGCTGCAACGCACGGTAGCCGATTTGCGCCGTCGTTAA
- a CDS encoding glycosyltransferase, with product MVMTMPPVLTSILLSVTGLALLIWLVLLLFWGEFWRPDQRLQGGDLKVWPTVVIVIPARNEAAVIGTSVRSLLEQDYAGPLHLIVVDDQSDDGTGDIARQTAFDLGQGDRLTIIEGTPLPLGWSGKLWALSQGIEAARAFDPDYLLLTDADIAHDRQNLRQLVAHARQQKCALVSLMVKLRCQSLWEKLLIPAFVFFFAKLYPFRWVNDPQRATAAAAGGCILIDPAVLDKIGGIACIRDALIDDCSLAAAVKRAGYRIWLGLTPTTVSLRAYNTLGSIWQMVARTAYTQLSYSPLLLVGTVIGMTLVYLWAPFALGIGLMSQSLPLAVMGGLTWGAMAIAYGPTVRFYGLNGGWALTLPVIAFLYTLMTLDSARRHWQGRGGAWKGRVYPRKS from the coding sequence ATGGTGATGACTATGCCCCCCGTGTTGACCTCTATCCTGTTGAGTGTCACAGGTCTTGCCCTTCTGATCTGGCTGGTTTTGCTGCTGTTTTGGGGAGAGTTTTGGCGCCCAGACCAGCGGCTACAGGGGGGAGATCTGAAGGTGTGGCCAACGGTCGTGATTGTCATTCCAGCCCGCAATGAGGCGGCGGTGATTGGCACCAGTGTGCGATCGCTCCTAGAACAGGACTACGCAGGACCCCTCCACCTGATTGTCGTGGACGATCAAAGTGACGATGGCACAGGAGACATTGCTCGCCAAACGGCTTTTGATCTCGGTCAGGGCGATCGCCTGACAATTATCGAGGGCACACCGCTCCCCCTCGGCTGGTCAGGTAAGCTCTGGGCACTGTCCCAAGGCATTGAAGCAGCCCGTGCCTTTGATCCCGATTACTTGCTGCTGACGGATGCCGATATTGCCCACGATCGCCAAAATTTGCGCCAATTGGTTGCCCACGCCCGTCAGCAAAAATGCGCCCTGGTGTCCCTCATGGTGAAACTGCGCTGCCAAAGTCTCTGGGAAAAACTCCTGATTCCCGCCTTTGTCTTTTTCTTTGCCAAGCTCTATCCTTTCCGTTGGGTCAACGATCCGCAGCGGGCAACGGCAGCTGCCGCCGGCGGTTGTATTTTGATTGATCCCGCGGTGCTGGACAAAATTGGTGGCATTGCCTGTATTCGGGATGCCCTGATTGATGACTGTTCCTTGGCCGCCGCCGTCAAGCGAGCCGGCTACCGCATTTGGTTGGGGCTGACCCCCACCACTGTGAGCCTGCGTGCCTACAATACGCTCGGCAGTATTTGGCAGATGGTGGCTCGCACCGCCTATACGCAGTTGTCCTATTCGCCGCTTTTGCTTGTGGGAACGGTGATTGGCATGACCCTGGTGTATTTGTGGGCCCCCTTTGCCCTTGGGATCGGTCTTATGAGTCAATCACTGCCCTTAGCCGTCATGGGGGGACTCACTTGGGGGGCCATGGCGATCGCCTACGGGCCAACGGTGCGTTTCTATGGCCTTAATGGCGGTTGGGCGCTGACACTGCCCGTGATTGCCTTTCTCTATACCCTGATGACCCTGGATTCTGCCCGTCGTCACTGGCAAGGCCGGGGCGGTGCTTGGAAAGGACGGGTTTATCCGCGCAAGTCATAG